The Pseudomonas iranensis genome includes a window with the following:
- a CDS encoding hybrid sensor histidine kinase/response regulator, which yields MSLSTGLIAVVALAYMAIMFAIAFYGDRRSTPLPPRVRAWVYSLSLAVYCTSWTFFGAVGQAAEQLWSFLPIYLGPILLLVGAPWVLQKMVMISKQENITSIADFIAARYGKSQSLAVVVALICLVGVLPYIALQLKGIVLGVNLLIGAGADAMGTRAQDTALIVSLVLALFTIVFGTRNLDATEHHRGMVLAIAFESLVKLFAFLAVGAFVTYGLYDGFDDLFNQAMLAPRLEAYWKETINWPSMVVQTGVAMMAIICLPRQFHVTVVENIDPQDLRLAKWVFPAYLALAALFVVPIALAGQMMLPSDVLPDSFVISLPLAQAHPALAMLAFIGGASAATGMVIVASVALSTMVSNDMLLPWLLRRNNAERPFEVFRQWMLSVRRVSIVVILLLAYVSYRLLGSTASLATIGQIAFAAVTQLAPAMLGALYWKQANRRGVFAGLATGTFLWFYTLVLPIAAHSLGWSLASFPGLAWLHSNPLNLPITPLTQGVVLSLAGNFTLFAWVSVLSRTRVSEHWQAGRFIGQEISARPNARSMLAVQIDDLLQLAARFVGEERARQSFIRFAYRQGKGFNPNQNADSEWIAHTERLLAGVLGASSTRAVVKAAIEGREMQLEDVVRIADEASEVLQFNRALLQGAIENITQGISVVDQSLKLVAWNRRYLELFNYPDGLISVGRPIADIIRYNAERGLCGPGEAEVHVARRLHWMRQGRAHTSERLFPNGRVIELIGNPMPGGGFVMSFTDITAFREAEQALTEANEGLEQRVSERTQELSQLNVALTEAKGNAEAANQSKTRFLAAVSHDLMQPLNAARLFSAALSHQNEGLSAEAQQLVQHLDSSLRSAEDLISDLLDISRLENGKINPDRKAFAVNELFDTLGAEFKALAQEQKLTFRVRGSQLRIDSDIKLLRRILQNFLTNAFRYAKGPVLLGVRRRGGELCLEVWDRGPGIPEDKQQVIFEEFKRLDSHQTRAEKGLGLGLAIADGLCRVLGHTLRVRSWPGRGSVFSVTVPIARTQTPPVSATVELNGKLLSGAQVLCIDNEDSILIGMNSLLSRWGCQVWTARNREECAAILNEGVRPQLALVDYHLDHGDTGTELMAWLRTRLGEPVPGVVISADGRPETVAQVHAAGLDYLAKPVKPAALRALLSRYLPL from the coding sequence ATGTCGTTGTCCACCGGGCTGATCGCCGTCGTTGCCCTGGCCTATATGGCCATCATGTTCGCTATCGCCTTCTACGGCGACCGTCGCAGCACGCCGTTGCCGCCACGGGTGCGCGCCTGGGTGTACAGCCTGTCGCTGGCGGTTTACTGCACCAGTTGGACGTTCTTCGGCGCGGTCGGTCAGGCGGCGGAACAATTGTGGTCATTCCTGCCGATCTACCTCGGGCCGATCCTGCTGCTGGTCGGCGCGCCGTGGGTCCTGCAGAAAATGGTGATGATCAGCAAACAGGAGAACATCACCTCCATCGCCGACTTCATCGCCGCGCGCTACGGCAAATCGCAATCGCTGGCGGTGGTGGTGGCGCTGATCTGTCTGGTCGGCGTGTTGCCCTATATTGCCCTGCAACTCAAAGGCATCGTCCTCGGCGTGAACCTGTTGATCGGCGCCGGCGCCGATGCCATGGGCACCCGCGCTCAAGACACGGCGCTGATCGTGTCGCTGGTGCTAGCCCTGTTCACCATCGTTTTCGGTACGCGCAACCTCGACGCCACCGAACACCACCGTGGCATGGTGCTGGCGATTGCCTTTGAATCGCTGGTCAAGCTGTTCGCCTTTCTCGCCGTCGGCGCCTTCGTCACGTACGGCCTGTATGACGGTTTCGACGACCTGTTCAATCAGGCGATGCTCGCCCCGCGCCTTGAGGCGTATTGGAAGGAAACCATCAACTGGCCATCGATGGTGGTGCAGACCGGCGTGGCGATGATGGCGATCATCTGCCTGCCGCGGCAATTTCACGTGACCGTGGTGGAGAACATCGACCCGCAGGATCTGCGACTGGCGAAATGGGTGTTCCCCGCCTATCTGGCTTTGGCCGCATTGTTTGTAGTACCGATCGCCCTTGCCGGTCAGATGATGCTGCCCAGTGATGTGCTGCCCGACTCGTTCGTGATCAGCCTGCCGCTGGCCCAGGCCCATCCGGCGCTGGCGATGCTGGCGTTTATCGGCGGCGCATCGGCAGCGACCGGCATGGTGATTGTCGCCAGCGTCGCGCTGTCGACCATGGTTTCCAACGACATGCTGTTGCCGTGGCTGTTGCGCCGCAACAACGCCGAGCGCCCGTTCGAGGTGTTCCGCCAGTGGATGCTCTCGGTGCGCCGCGTGAGCATCGTGGTGATTCTGCTGCTGGCCTATGTCAGTTATCGCTTGCTTGGCTCGACCGCGAGCCTGGCGACCATCGGCCAGATCGCCTTCGCGGCGGTGACGCAACTGGCGCCAGCCATGCTCGGCGCGCTGTACTGGAAACAGGCCAACCGCCGGGGCGTGTTCGCCGGCCTCGCCACCGGCACGTTCCTGTGGTTTTACACGCTGGTGCTGCCGATTGCCGCGCACAGTCTCGGCTGGTCGCTGGCGAGTTTCCCCGGGTTGGCGTGGCTGCACAGCAATCCACTGAACCTGCCGATCACGCCGCTGACCCAAGGCGTGGTGTTGTCGCTGGCGGGTAACTTCACCCTGTTCGCCTGGGTCTCGGTGCTCTCGCGCACGCGGGTTTCCGAGCACTGGCAGGCCGGGCGTTTCATCGGCCAGGAAATCAGCGCGCGACCTAATGCTCGCTCGATGCTGGCGGTGCAGATCGACGATCTGCTGCAACTGGCGGCACGTTTCGTCGGCGAAGAACGCGCGCGGCAGAGCTTCATTCGCTTCGCCTACCGTCAGGGCAAGGGCTTCAACCCCAACCAGAACGCCGACAGCGAATGGATTGCCCACACCGAACGCTTGCTCGCCGGTGTCCTCGGCGCTTCTTCGACGCGCGCCGTAGTAAAGGCCGCCATCGAAGGTCGGGAAATGCAGTTGGAGGACGTAGTCCGAATCGCTGACGAAGCCTCGGAAGTGCTGCAGTTCAACCGCGCGCTGCTGCAAGGCGCGATCGAGAACATCACCCAGGGCATCAGCGTGGTCGACCAGTCGCTGAAACTGGTGGCGTGGAACCGGCGTTATCTGGAGCTGTTCAACTACCCCGACGGCCTGATCAGCGTCGGCCGGCCGATTGCCGACATCATTCGCTACAACGCCGAACGCGGCTTGTGCGGCCCCGGCGAAGCAGAAGTGCACGTCGCGCGACGCTTGCACTGGATGCGTCAGGGCCGCGCGCATACTTCCGAACGGTTGTTCCCCAACGGCCGGGTGATCGAGCTGATCGGCAACCCGATGCCCGGCGGCGGATTTGTCATGAGCTTCACCGACATTACCGCGTTCCGCGAAGCCGAACAGGCGCTGACCGAGGCTAACGAAGGGCTGGAACAACGGGTCAGCGAACGCACCCAGGAACTGTCGCAACTCAACGTCGCGCTCACCGAAGCCAAGGGCAATGCCGAGGCGGCCAACCAGTCGAAAACCCGCTTCCTCGCCGCCGTCAGCCACGACTTGATGCAACCGCTGAACGCCGCGCGACTGTTCTCCGCCGCCCTCTCCCACCAGAATGAAGGCTTGAGCGCAGAGGCGCAGCAGCTGGTGCAACACCTCGACAGCTCGCTGCGTTCGGCGGAAGACCTGATCAGCGATCTGCTGGACATCTCGCGCCTGGAAAACGGCAAGATCAACCCGGATCGCAAAGCCTTCGCTGTCAACGAACTGTTCGACACCCTCGGCGCAGAATTCAAGGCGCTGGCCCAAGAGCAAAAGCTCACGTTCCGGGTGCGCGGCAGTCAATTGCGCATCGACAGCGACATCAAACTGCTGCGGCGGATTCTGCAAAACTTCCTCACCAACGCGTTCCGATACGCCAAAGGCCCGGTGCTGCTGGGCGTGCGTCGGCGCGGTGGCGAACTGTGCCTGGAAGTCTGGGATCGCGGCCCGGGCATTCCGGAAGACAAGCAGCAAGTGATTTTCGAAGAATTCAAACGCCTCGACAGCCACCAGACCCGCGCCGAAAAAGGCCTGGGCCTGGGTCTGGCGATCGCCGATGGCTTGTGCCGCGTGCTCGGGCATACCCTGCGCGTTCGCTCCTGGCCGGGGCGCGGCAGTGTGTTCAGCGTGACAGTGCCGATCGCCCGCACGCAAACGCCTCCAGTTAGCGCCACGGTGGAACTGAACGGAAAACTGCTCAGCGGCGCGCAGGTACTGTGCATCGATAACGAAGACAGCATCCTGATCGGCATGAACAGCCTGTTGAGCCGCTGGGGCTGCCAAGTGTGGACGGCGCGCAATCGCGAAGAATGCGCAGCGATATTGAATGAAGGCGTGCGGCCGCAACTGGCGCTGGTCGATTATCACCTCGACCACGGCGACACCGGCACAGAGCTGATGGCCTGGTTGCGCACACGCCTGGGTGAACCCGTGCCAGGCGTGGTCATCAGCGCGGATGGACGCCCGGAGACCGTGGCGCAAGTGCATGCGGCGGGCCTGGATTACCTGGCCAAACCGGTGAAGCCGGCGGCATTGCGGGCACTGCTGAGTCGGTATTTGCCGTTGTAG
- a CDS encoding TetR/AcrR family transcriptional regulator, with product MAIKEGLRPGGRSARVQESIHSAVNALLQEQERSTVTVPQIAARAGVTPSTIYRRWGDLAALLADVALARMRPDSEPADTGSLRGDIRAWAEQYFDEMSSEVGRNMMRDVQASATPGYCVAIIGAQLQTIVDRYSDEKTPSVDRLINLVVAPVVFRILFSATALEVDELHRLIDIALHLD from the coding sequence ATGGCTATTAAAGAAGGTTTACGCCCCGGTGGCCGCAGTGCCCGGGTGCAGGAGTCGATTCATTCGGCGGTCAATGCGCTGCTGCAAGAGCAGGAACGTTCCACCGTGACCGTCCCGCAAATCGCCGCCCGCGCGGGGGTTACGCCGTCGACGATCTACCGCCGCTGGGGTGATCTGGCAGCATTGCTGGCGGACGTCGCCCTCGCCCGCATGCGCCCGGACAGCGAGCCGGCGGACACTGGCAGCCTGCGCGGCGATATCCGCGCCTGGGCCGAGCAATATTTCGACGAGATGAGTTCAGAGGTCGGGCGCAACATGATGCGCGACGTGCAAGCGAGCGCGACGCCGGGCTATTGCGTGGCGATCATTGGTGCGCAGTTGCAGACCATTGTCGATCGCTATTCGGATGAAAAGACACCGAGTGTCGACCGCTTGATCAATCTGGTGGTGGCGCCGGTGGTGTTCCGGATTCTGTTTTCGGCCACGGCGCTGGAGGTGGATGAGTTGCATCGGTTGATCGATATTGCGCTGCATCTGGACTGA
- a CDS encoding MFS transporter translates to MNNFASHRSSLWFLAITLLSFLAASTAPTPLYHLYQDQLRFSAAILTLIFAVYAFSLLAALLTVGSLSDHLGRKPVIFTAVLLNALAMLLFIHADSVAWLISARVLQGFATGMATAVLSATLLDTDRQQGPLVNSVAPLLGMALGGLGCGLLAEFAPAPLQLTYWLLLALFVLQGIYVWRLPESVSRQGGALASLRPTLHVPVQARSTLWRVLPLNTATWALGGFYASLAPSLVRTATGSTSNLIGGATVAALTVTGALMIFMMRNRPAAQALRLGASLLPVGLVLILLGVHGASLSLFFFGTLVAGCGFGSGFLGAVRSLVPLALPHERAGLMSAYYVLSYLAFCLPALLAGYLARNFGLLATTDGYGVVLIVLAVAALVLSLRPQTGRVCSAP, encoded by the coding sequence TTGAATAATTTCGCTTCCCACCGGTCCAGCTTGTGGTTTCTGGCGATCACCTTACTCAGTTTTCTCGCCGCTTCCACCGCGCCGACGCCGTTGTATCACTTGTATCAGGATCAACTGCGTTTCTCGGCAGCGATATTGACGCTGATCTTCGCCGTTTACGCTTTCAGTCTGTTGGCAGCGTTGCTGACGGTCGGTTCGCTTTCCGACCATTTGGGCCGCAAACCGGTGATCTTTACCGCCGTGTTGCTCAATGCGCTGGCCATGTTGCTGTTCATCCATGCCGATAGCGTGGCTTGGTTGATCAGCGCACGGGTGTTGCAGGGTTTTGCCACTGGCATGGCCACTGCCGTTTTGAGCGCAACGCTGCTCGACACCGACCGGCAGCAGGGGCCGCTGGTTAACAGCGTCGCGCCGTTACTGGGTATGGCTCTGGGCGGTTTGGGCTGTGGCTTGCTGGCAGAATTTGCACCCGCGCCGTTGCAACTGACCTATTGGTTGCTGTTGGCGTTGTTCGTGTTGCAAGGCATCTATGTCTGGCGTCTGCCGGAAAGTGTCTCGCGGCAAGGTGGGGCGCTGGCGTCGTTGCGGCCGACCCTGCACGTGCCGGTGCAAGCGCGTTCAACGTTGTGGCGCGTGCTGCCATTGAACACCGCAACCTGGGCGCTCGGTGGTTTCTACGCCTCGCTGGCGCCGTCATTGGTGCGCACGGCCACTGGCTCTACCTCCAATCTGATCGGCGGCGCTACGGTCGCGGCGCTCACCGTGACCGGTGCGTTGATGATTTTCATGATGCGCAATCGTCCGGCCGCTCAGGCGCTGCGGCTGGGCGCGAGCCTGCTGCCGGTCGGGCTGGTCCTGATTCTGCTCGGCGTGCATGGCGCCAGTCTGTCGTTGTTTTTCTTTGGCACCCTGGTCGCCGGTTGCGGCTTTGGTTCGGGCTTTCTCGGAGCGGTGCGCAGCCTGGTACCGCTGGCTTTGCCGCATGAACGAGCCGGGTTGATGTCGGCGTACTACGTGCTCAGTTATCTGGCGTTCTGTTTGCCGGCGTTGCTGGCCGGGTATCTGGCGCGCAACTTTGGACTGCTGGCGACCACCGACGGTTACGGCGTTGTGTTGATCGTGCTGGCCGTTGCTGCGCTGGTGCTCAGTCTGCGTCCGCAGACGGGCAGAGTTTGCAGCGCTCCTTAG
- a CDS encoding TDT family transporter, whose protein sequence is MICPNSVTPGYKPFSQLQHPREVIRQFTPNWFAATMGTGVLALALAQLPLAIPGLRAVAEGLWLFNILLFSLFTAAYAARWILFFDEARRIFGHSTVSMFFGTIPMGLATIINGFLLFGLPRWGDGVIQLVEVLWWIDVAMSLACGVLIPYMMFTRQEHSIDQMTAVWLLPVVAAEVAAASGGLLAPHLPDAHGQLVALTTSYVLWAFSLPVAFSILTILLLRMALHKLPHENMAASSWLALGPIGTGALGMLLLGGEAPAIFAANGLPGVGEIASGLGLVAGITLWGFGLWWMLMALLITVRYLRDGIPFNLGWWGFTFPLGVYSLATLKLASILNLTFFSVFGTALVILLAAMWLIVGKRTVQGAWRGELFVSPCIAGLKK, encoded by the coding sequence ATGATTTGCCCCAACAGTGTCACCCCCGGCTACAAACCTTTCAGTCAGCTTCAACATCCTCGTGAAGTGATTCGTCAATTCACGCCGAACTGGTTCGCCGCAACCATGGGCACCGGTGTGCTGGCATTGGCACTTGCTCAGTTGCCGCTGGCCATTCCCGGATTGCGCGCCGTGGCCGAGGGGCTGTGGCTGTTCAACATTCTGTTGTTCAGCCTGTTTACCGCTGCCTACGCCGCGCGCTGGATTTTGTTCTTTGACGAGGCGCGGCGGATTTTCGGTCATTCCACCGTGTCGATGTTCTTCGGCACCATTCCCATGGGCCTGGCGACGATCATCAACGGCTTTCTGTTGTTCGGGCTGCCGCGCTGGGGCGACGGTGTCATTCAGCTCGTTGAAGTGCTGTGGTGGATCGATGTAGCGATGTCGCTAGCTTGCGGTGTGTTGATTCCGTACATGATGTTTACCCGTCAGGAACACAGCATCGATCAGATGACCGCGGTCTGGTTGCTGCCGGTGGTGGCAGCGGAAGTGGCAGCGGCCAGCGGTGGCCTGCTCGCGCCGCATCTGCCCGACGCCCATGGACAACTCGTCGCACTGACCACCAGCTATGTGCTCTGGGCATTCTCGCTGCCAGTGGCGTTCAGCATTCTCACCATTTTGTTGCTGCGCATGGCCTTGCACAAACTGCCCCACGAAAACATGGCCGCGTCGAGCTGGCTGGCGCTGGGGCCGATCGGCACCGGTGCGCTGGGCATGTTGCTGTTGGGCGGTGAGGCACCAGCGATTTTTGCCGCGAATGGTCTGCCCGGCGTCGGTGAAATTGCTTCAGGCCTGGGTCTGGTCGCTGGGATCACGCTGTGGGGTTTTGGTCTGTGGTGGATGTTGATGGCGCTGCTGATCACCGTGCGTTATCTGCGTGACGGCATTCCGTTCAACCTCGGCTGGTGGGGCTTCACCTTTCCATTGGGCGTGTATTCGCTGGCGACGCTGAAACTGGCAAGTATCCTCAACCTGACATTTTTCAGTGTGTTCGGTACGGCGCTGGTGATTTTGTTGGCGGCAATGTGGCTGATCGTCGGCAAGCGCACCGTGCAGGGCGCGTGGCGAGGCGAGCTGTTTGTCTCGCCGTGTATTGCAGGTTTGAAGAAATAA